GGAATCCTAGAGCACCTGGACAGGGCCCAGGCCGATCCGCAAGGCTACGAGAACCTAAGGCAGCGCTGCCGGGACTATGGTACGGCACGCTTCGGCTGGGATCGGATCGTCGAGCGCTTGGAACAGGAGCTCCTCAACCTCACGGGATGTCCTGAGCGGGGAAAAGGATAGGCATGGGTTTTGCCATTGAGACGCATAACCTGACGAAAGTCTTTAAAAAAGGGTGGAGTTCCGGAACAGTCGCCGTCGATGGCGTGAATCTGAGCGTCCCGGCGGGGTCGGTCCTCGCTATTTTGGGCCCGAACGGGGCCGGCAAGACCACCCTCCTCAGGATCCTGGCGGGGCTCGTCCTTCCCTCGGCCGGCAACGCAAAGATCTGTGGTCTTGACATAATTCAAGAGAATGGGCGGGCGAGAAGCTTAGTAGGCGTCAGCCTCGGGGACGACCGAAGCCTTTACGCCCGTCTTTCCGGACGGAGCAATCTCGAGTTCTTTGCAGCGCTACACGGTCTAAGCCGCCAAGAGGCGAGGCAGCGCATCGATGAGCTTGGCAAAATCTTGGAGATTCCCCTTGACCAATCCATCCAGCAAAGCAGCGCCGGAATCCGTCAGCGGATCCTGATCGCCCGGGCGCTGTTGCACGACCCGGCTGTCTTGCTCCTTGACGAGCCCACTAAGAGCCTGGACCCGGCTTTGGCACAGGGCCTTCGGGGTTTTATCCGTGAGAGGCTGGCCCGACATCTGGGAAAGACCGTAGTTATCGCCACGCACAATCTCCCCGAGGCCGAGGCACTCGGCGACGAGCTCGCGATCATGAAAGAGGGCCAGATCCGCGGATGCGGAACACTAGATGTGCTTCGAGGCATAGCCGGGCTCGCAACGGGCAGCCTGGAGGACGTTTTTCATCAGCTTACAAAGGAGCGGGTATGAGAACGGTCGGGAGAACGCTCCTCGGCTTTTTGACCAAGGACTACTTGTTAATGGTCAGCTACCGGTTCGCCACCGCGCTATCATTTATCGAGGTTCTGAGCGGCCTACTGATCTATTTCTTTATCGATCGCCTCTTTGGGCAAGAGGTTGTCGGGTACCTGAGGCCGTATGGGGTTGGGTACTTCGCCTATGTCTTGCTTGGACTTGCACTCTTTTCATTCATGGGGACAGGAATCTCTGGCCTGTCCGCGCAGGTCAGTTGGGAGCAGGTCATGGGAACGCTCGAGGCCATTCTTGCAACACCGCTCCGCCCTTCCACGCTCGCCGTTGGGCTCTCCCTTTCGGGGATCCTCTATGCCTGTGGCGAGATGGCTGGGTATCTGCTGCTCGGAGCCGTCCTCCTGGGAGCCCCGGTTGGCAACGCAAACTTCCTCTCGGTGGCTGTTATCCTTCTGCTCGCAGTGGTCTCGTTCAACAGCCTCGGGCTCCTCGCGGCAAGTGTGATCCTGGTCTTCAAGCGCGGCAACCCTGTTGCATGGGTCTTCCAGGGTGTCGCGGGACTCCTGGGTGGCGTCTACTTTCCCGTGGAGGTCCTGCCGGACTGGCTACAGGCACTGTCGGCACTCATACCAGTCACGTACGCCGTCCGCGGGCTGCAGCTGGCGGTTT
The window above is part of the Candidatus Methylomirabilota bacterium genome. Proteins encoded here:
- a CDS encoding ABC transporter ATP-binding protein, whose product is MGFAIETHNLTKVFKKGWSSGTVAVDGVNLSVPAGSVLAILGPNGAGKTTLLRILAGLVLPSAGNAKICGLDIIQENGRARSLVGVSLGDDRSLYARLSGRSNLEFFAALHGLSRQEARQRIDELGKILEIPLDQSIQQSSAGIRQRILIARALLHDPAVLLLDEPTKSLDPALAQGLRGFIRERLARHLGKTVVIATHNLPEAEALGDELAIMKEGQIRGCGTLDVLRGIAGLATGSLEDVFHQLTKERV
- a CDS encoding ABC transporter permease, producing the protein MRTVGRTLLGFLTKDYLLMVSYRFATALSFIEVLSGLLIYFFIDRLFGQEVVGYLRPYGVGYFAYVLLGLALFSFMGTGISGLSAQVSWEQVMGTLEAILATPLRPSTLAVGLSLSGILYACGEMAGYLLLGAVLLGAPVGNANFLSVAVILLLAVVSFNSLGLLAASVILVFKRGNPVAWVFQGVAGLLGGVYFPVEVLPDWLQALSALIPVTYAVRGLQLAVYRGASLSTLQGEILPLAFLAAVLLPLGLFSFAAAIRRAKRDGSLAHY